The window AAACTTTTATCATCAAAGTTATGTCTCTTGCTAATTTACCCCCACAGTTCATCAGTGAGAATTTTGAATGCATTTCTTGGCCCTGCTTTGCTTCTATCAATGCTCAACCTAACCTGCAAAAGAGAAGTTAGTGAGAGATATCCCCATTATCCCCATATCTATACATCTTAAtgccataaatataaatatgttgaTGAGATTTTACTGCATAATCTTCAAAGGTTATGAAAGTCTCTCTAACAATAAATACCACAAGAGAAACAAAAAGATTGATATGTTCTTTCTTTGAAATTAATGTAGGGACATTCTCATTTAAATTCTTTAGGACTTCGGAGTCTTCCTGTAGCTGCTGCCTATGATAATATCATCCAACAAAATAATTGCCACAGATCTCTTCTTTCATAAGCTGGCAAGTCTATATCGATGACTCAGTTCTAAGTTCTTCGTCAATTCACACCGTCTTGTGACAATGATGCCTGCACAAAATCACTTGGATCACCTCAGTGGGTTTTCATCCCTTGACGCTAAAACCCTACCCATAATTCAGTTGTCTTCTAGTATGCATGAACTTAGACaaggttttttttccttttcttttaataTTCCTTAAGCTTGGAAACCAAACCCAAACTCCTCGATTAGCTTCTTCGATGTATATACAAATGTGATTGATCCTCTATCATGTACTCAAATTACGTATTTAAATCAACTATTCAAATCCGTAAATGATCCTTAGATCAAATGTGGTGTGACCACCTTCTGATTTCttccaagaaaaagaagaaatatatcaCACATATCGATCATGTTACTGTTTTCATATACATCGATAGTGGAGCAGATGGTGCACCCAACTGTGCTCGCATGTCAGATTCTTTCTTCAATAATGTGGCTTTTCAATGGTGGGGGTTGGTCCAAGTAACATGCATTGTCCCCTTTGCCTAAAGTTGACTCGATGGCAATCAGTCAATTCTCTCATAAATCAACTCCTAAAAAGGACATAGCAATCTTATACAAAAATCTTCTCAATTAGTTGGCATCCTCATCTAATGTTTGATCTCAACTTCGAGAGCAGGGATTCATTAAACCTCCAAATGTCTTCCACTTCTCTAGTGTCCACTTTTGTGATTGTCTAAGACATTGGAGGAGAGAAAATAATAGCAAGTCAATTCATTTGTCACACTAATGAGACACCGAAAGACTTGCGGTTGATGTTCGACCAAAGTATAATAATATATCTATCATTTTAGCGTGGATCATTCCACAATTTAGCATCATTGCAACTTCACTACCTGTCGAGTATTGCTGTTCGAAGGTCTGCTTGATGTTTTGATAAGACCAAAAGTAGCAATCGATACGTGATAAGAAAGCACAATTGTTTGAATGCTTAGTTTGATGACTCCTTGAATTGTTCCTACTAATTGCATTATCCTAAACTCGTTTTAGGTAAGATTTCTTTTCATTAAAAGttcaatatatatattcataaataTACACATTAAAAGTCAAAACTGTACTTGGTTTTAGCTGATAGATTTATACTTTTGGAAGAAAATGTTGACGGATGAAAGTACATAGATATTAGATATAATGATAATAATGTACTGTGGAGCTAAAATTTCTTGAGTTGCAAGTGCAGGTCCTTCATGATTGATGTTTTGACGTTCGTTGGAAGGTATATTATTATGATCAAGCTACTTGAAAGATGCACCACCGATTAAGGTGGCGATTACTGTATTCTGTAGCTTTTCCGACTAAACGAGTTCTATACCTCCCCGACACTGGGAAAAGAGAAGAGAATATAACTGTGCCGGAGTCTTCCATACGTTCTCCAAATTACCATGATTTATAAAGGTCACAGCAACACAAGTGGAAGACATCATTCATCTGTCACTTGTAAATGTTCGTATTATATTGTATGCTCTGAATCTTTTCTTCCTTCGTTTTTTCCGCAGCGTCTATATGACTTCCTTCTTCATACGAGTCCACAGAGATCATCGCCTTTGTCCCCGACATGAGTCAACAGAGGAACAGTTAAGTCCACTGCTAGTGCAGTCGCTATACCTAATTAATTACCCTTCCAAGAGAGTGTTGGAATCCACAAAAGCCCAGATGTTGCCTGCCCCAGCTCGAGTTTCTCCCACCAATCGAGGTAGAGATGTCCTGTAATCCGAAACTCCATTTCTTTCCTTGGCACTATAAACCGTGGCTTCATAGTCTTAGTGCGTCTCGCCCTCAGAGAGAGAAAAGATGAGGTCGGCAGTAGCTGAGTGACCCAACTGATATCTTTCACGTCTTTCATATGGATGGCTGAGCTTAGGCATGTTCTGCGCCAAGAAGCCACCTGTGTAGGGACAGCTTTTGGTCATTGGTAAATTGGAAACCCGGCTGACCGCAGATGCCACAGCCTTCTTTTCCAGGACATGCCATCATCAACCACTGCAGCTCCCTCTATAAATAGCAGCATGTGGAGAGCGCTAAGACACCATACTCGAGGAGTTCATTGGAGCTTGGAAAAATGGCTTCCTCCACAAGGCCTAATAGCTCCAATGAAATCCATGACATCGATGTAGTTACAGCTCAGAACTCCTACATCTCTCCGACTCTTCTTCACCAGAAGAGCCTTAAAGAAGTcttcccaccctttcttgcaagaAAGGTGCTGTGTCGATCGACTACTGCTAATCCACATATATCTTGCTTGGGCTTTTTCTGATCTATGCTGTTCGTTTCATGTTCACGAGACGACTCACTTGTTCATGGCTGTGGATGGCATGCACTTCAGGTTGTAGCTGAGACGATCGCTACCTTTTTACTGGTATTTGCCACCTGCGGCTCCGCCGCGTTGAGCAAGAGCAACCCAGGCCTGGTCTCGCAGCTCGGGGCATCAGTCGCCGGAGGACTGATCGTGACGGTGATGATTTATGCCGTGGGGCACATCTCGGGCGCCCACATGAACCCTGCCGTCACGTTGGCCTTCGCCGTCGCCAGGCATTTCCCATGGATTCAGGTGAGATTGCTTTTTCCGCGCATCGAGCTCTTGCAAGGCATCATCTTTTGCTCTTCTTCTAAGATGATGTTATGCTGCAAGGCAGCTCATCATATAAACAAACCGATGCACTGGttttttcttcttaccattttctTCCTTTCCATCGATACTCCGAGCTTTTTTCGTAGTACAACCAATCAGCTTTTTTCATAAATATGAGTTCCATCGAATCGTCCTGGATCTCTAAATGAGACGAAACTTCTATGTTAATACATCAAACATTTAATCCACTCGATGATTACGTGATGATAAGATTCTTCCAGTTCACAAGTGGATCGAAGAGAGAGGCAATCTTTCTTCCAACTTCTGTTGGTATGATACCTTTTGCATCTAATAAACAATCGCCTTTTGCATGACTCTATATCCATGTTGTCagaagaataattcaacaataattGAGTGCATGATTTATGATTGTGGGCCACAACAACTATCAAACTGCGTACTCTGCTTCTAGCTGCATCGCCATCTAACTCCTGTTGAAGCCAAAACTCCACCTTCATAGCTAGCCACTAGCAATCCTGCTTTCGAAGGGCTTTGCCCTATAGAACATGAGTACTCGAGGAGTTTGGTGATATAATTGTGGTGGGTGGTGGAAGGTAGATGACAGGTGCATGACTGACTGTGTGATGAATCTTTTGAGGATCTTGTGTGCCTTAAGGACTTTGGCTAGGAGCTTCTTTTGAACTATATGAACCAAAAAACAGGAAAAATAAAAATCCTTTTATTAGTTCTCATTGTTTGTGGCTCAGATTCATGGAATCAAAGAAGTCTCGAGAAAAGAGCCGTAATCTGATTTGTAATTCAACAAGTGGCTTGCAACATGCCATGACTAGTGGACCCATGGCAAGCTCAAATTGAGCCAATAGGATTCCCCAATAATAGCACAAGCCACATCAATCCTCATTGCCGGAGGCCGACAGCCTTCTTGTCCCCTTCGATTTCTACAGAATTGGGACAGAAAGCCGGAAGGGCAGCTTCGACATCAGCTCGGCTGGTATTGACATGGTAAACAGGTAGTTAATCCTCAGAATTTGGCATGCAATCAAAGGAGAAAAATGATCATTTGCAAATGAATCTTTCGTTCTGGATCCAAGTCCCATCAGTTTGTCACCATGCAGCGACCTACGGTTGACTCAATTGGCTCTTCCTACGGTCACCTGCAGGTCCCCTTTTACATGGCTGCTCAGATCTCCGGCGCCATGATCGCTTCCTTCGTCCTCCGCGAGCTGCTGCACCCGATCACCGATCTCGGGACCACGGCGCCGTCGGATACGGCGGTGAAGGCACTGGTCATGGAAATCGTGGTGACCTTCTGCATGATGTTCGTCACGTCAGCGGTGGCGACGGACTCCAAAGCTGTGAGCCTCTTATCCTGCTTTCACTTTAGCTCTAATACTTCATGCTTGCTCTTCTTCTGATCACCTGGTGGAACGCGTCTTCGTTTGATGCAGGTAGGAGAGTTGGCAGGGTTAGCTGTGGGTTCATCGGTGTGCATAACCTCCATTCTAGCTGGGTAAACTAAGAACATTTTATTCTGATCAATTTCAACTAGTTTAGACATGGTCAAGAAACCTAGCTACGCACATGACGAGACCTAAATCCATGCTCATCGAGTATCTTGGAAGATGAAACGCAGTCTCGTTCAtgcacaacaataacaataacctaCCTGCTCACACAGTGTGTCATTTCAATACTGAAAGAACAGCTGCCACACACGGGCATTCAGCACACCACACCACTAATTTAGATCGATGGAATCGATTAAGAACATCACTTTTAGAACATACAACATAGGATGTGAATAATGGCAAGCAAAATGGCTAGGTTTACAGCTGTTGAGATGAATCGAGTTGTGCAGGCCGATATCTGGAGGATCGATGAACCCGGCGAGGACACTCGGACCGGCCGTCGCGAGCAGCAATTACGACTCGCTTTGGGTGTATTTTCTGGGCCCGGTGTTGGGCACCTTGTCAGGAGCATGCTCCTACAGTTTCATAAGGATGACCGAGACGCAACCACAAGCCACTGCTGCACAGAAGCTATCCTCCTTCAAGCTCCGCCGCTTGCAGAGCCTGGAAATGGCGAGTCCTACCAACAACGCTTTCGATAACATTTAGTGAAGGGGCCTTGatcttggaggaggaggaggaggtttctGGGCATCGCCAACTGTTGCCTCCAATAATCTATCAGCATATATTAGCTGAAGTCTCTACTCGTGAGCTATGTGAAATATTGGATATGGTAATGCGGTTTTTGAAGCCTTAAATTCCAAGGCAGCATTAACGTGGAGCTATATATTTTCACTAGCATCATGTGATCTGTAGACTTGAATCTCCGGGGGTTGAGTGTTTTGTACATGAAGCTAAAGGCTTTTGCCAGCTCATTTAGTCCCTAACAAGAAGAAATAAAGTCCTTATCAGAAATAACATTACTAAATGCTTTTCTTGTGACATGACAATTTGTCTATAATCATGATAAGGATAATTTTAACACTATCAGCTCCTCCCACCATATTTACCAATGAAGCAACACCTAAGCACTAACATGGGAGTCACCTACTCCCCGTAACGGCCAATAGGAGGTCACGACATCTGTCCCAACCTCCCAAAATGAGCTCACAATATCCTTTCTTCATTTTCACCACAATCGAGAAGAAGATCACGTCTCTTATTAATGACTGTCAGTATGGCCCGACTTCACGAGCATTCCCTTTTGTACGATTGGCAGAATGACCATGCCTTGCTTGACCCAAAAGAGCATGAAGGTTAGATCTGATGAGCTACGTTGATGATCCGCTCTATGCGATGCCCCTGGGGGGCATACACTGGCAAGCCACTCTTGTTAAATGATTCTGTCACATAGTATGAGGGGACCTTGACGAGCACTCGTCCACATCACCAAGTGCTTAGGTATAAAAGTCGGGCCCAAGGCTAAATAGGGGCAAAATTCTTTACTCTTTCGCTTACATTATTAATCATTATCTCCATCTCTTTAACTTAAGCATCAGAGGGGTCGAGTTGGAATGCCCCCGATGAAGACCTATTGTGTAAGATCCTTAGTATCATCCGAAGACACAATTAGGAGGCAACTCAATAGCAAAGATGACTTAGCTCTCCAACCTGACTCCACCATACGAGGGTTGGATCACCCCTGACAAACCACCTCCCCTCATAAGATTATCGTGCTAACCCTCCATGTCAGCAAGGAGGAGTCATTACGAAGGACTTACACTTTCCATAGTAAACTAATCAGATCGACTCATCAATAATTTTTGTCaattaataaatcataaaaaataagaattgataaaaaaaattaattataaattattcttataattaattaatctatatattttcaagagttatatttgaatttttatatttataaagtaaaattttaaaattttaaaagataattttatatgattaaaaatTAATTGAGAGAAAATTTATTAGAACAAAGGatcaaatattttacttttataattataaaaatctcaatataatttttaaaaatatagaaattaaagtataaaaataactaattataagggTAATATGTGATTAATCCCAACAAGATATGTGAACCTTCGAAAAAtaatcaaaaagtaaaaaaacaaaACAGCAAACCAACTTTCATAATCTTTTATAAGATTTCACATGATCAGCTCCTATTTGACCCGTAAGACGATCCGAAAGCTGCCGCTCCCAGGTCGGCCCTAAGAGCCTTTTTGGTCTCCTTCTTTTTGTCTTTGTCTAATTGGATGAttaaaaagaggaaaagaaatgATAACAAAGGTGGAAGAATTAGATGGGAGAAAGGAAAAAGGAGGGGATTGGTGGACGAAGGGCAGAGAAAGGTGGAAGAAGTAGAAGACACGGTAGCGTGATGGGTAGGGATACTTTTATGtttaattgatgttttatattatGAATTACGAATAGTTATTTTGTTTTTGATGTTCGACGACAGAGTGTTTCAAAATTTTTTATACGGTTCGTATTTTTTATAGCGTGATTTTATGGATAATTATTTTGGTTGATTGTCTTAGTTCTTAGTTAATTTGTATGATTTTAATCCTTTATATTAATTGCTTAAATATTGATGATGTTAAAAAATCTTTTGTTCATTTTAAAAGATCAATTTGAGTCCCAAAACATTCCGCTCATAAGCGCGGAATGtcgattttttttcctctttcgttTTTTGTTATTTTGACTTCTTTGTTATAGTTTAGCTCGCTCTTGTAATAATTCTGGATGCTGGCGGACATAAACGCGACGATTTGGTGCCTTCCCATTCATATTGTGTCTTTCTCGATGAAGAATTCCTTTGTTAGCATGATTTGTTTTCATGATTCGTTTCTTGATTTGGCCTTCTGTTTCTGATCCAAAACATCAGGAATTGGGGAAATAATTTCCCTTGTGAAAATCTGGATTCGTGCGGAAAACAACGCTGCGATTTTGTGCAATTTTCGCGGCATTTGAGGGTTTCCAAATTTTGTCTCAGCATTCGAATCGCGCGTGATTTACTTTGTTTTTGTTGCCTCTTTCTCGACCAAGAATTCCTTTGATATCAATCATTGATTGGATATGTTCTCAAGTTGCTTGTCAAAACACATTAGGTTTGCAGGAGCATTCGAGGAGTATCTGGTAGCGAAGACGCCGGAAGGAGATGGGCGATCATTTGGTGTT of the Musa acuminata AAA Group cultivar baxijiao chromosome BXJ2-10, Cavendish_Baxijiao_AAA, whole genome shotgun sequence genome contains:
- the LOC135625526 gene encoding aquaporin NIP2-1-like produces the protein MASSTRPNSSNEIHDIDVVTAQNSYISPTLLHQKSLKEVFPPFLARKVVAETIATFLLVFATCGSAALSKSNPGLVSQLGASVAGGLIVTVMIYAVGHISGAHMNPAVTLAFAVARHFPWIQVPFYMAAQISGAMIASFVLRELLHPITDLGTTAPSDTAVKALVMEIVVTFCMMFVTSAVATDSKAVGELAGLAVGSSVCITSILAGPISGGSMNPARTLGPAVASSNYDSLWVYFLGPVLGTLSGACSYSFIRMTETQPQATAAQKLSSFKLRRLQSLEMASPTNNAFDNI